From a region of the Rhodococcus sp. 4CII genome:
- a CDS encoding SRPBCC family protein — MSNEQVVHTLLMTETEVTATVDAPIEAVDIADWVLNLPDAEYQRCAPGEHIAAGRTTTDDGRPMVICVENVGGSLIIQHYVAEVHEPHHCRMVSLTDAQTAGVWTKAQVTWDLRVEPIDDKTCRFTNTVTVHPTQGFLDLLDQGGVSYDDAAAQQQASTHAHNQRETPLYAASLARKALAKSAVS; from the coding sequence TTGTCGAACGAACAGGTAGTACACACCCTGCTGATGACCGAGACAGAGGTGACGGCTACGGTCGACGCGCCGATCGAGGCGGTCGACATCGCGGACTGGGTGCTGAACCTGCCCGACGCGGAGTACCAGCGTTGCGCGCCGGGCGAGCACATCGCTGCGGGCCGGACGACCACGGATGACGGACGCCCGATGGTCATCTGCGTGGAGAACGTCGGCGGCAGCCTCATCATCCAGCACTACGTGGCCGAGGTGCACGAGCCGCACCACTGCCGCATGGTGTCGCTGACCGATGCGCAGACAGCGGGCGTCTGGACCAAAGCCCAGGTCACATGGGACCTGCGGGTGGAGCCGATCGATGACAAAACCTGCCGTTTTACCAACACCGTGACCGTCCACCCCACCCAAGGGTTCCTGGACCTTCTCGATCAGGGTGGCGTGAGCTATGACGACGCCGCCGCGCAACAGCAGGCCTCGACCCACGCCCACAACCAGCGCGAGACTCCGCTCTACGCGGCCAGCTTGGCACGCAAGGCACTGGCCAAGTCGGCCGTGAGCTGA
- a CDS encoding isochorismatase family cysteine hydrolase has protein sequence MTDTQYDPAHTGLLLVDPYNDFLSEGGKVWPLVEEVAKEVGLLDNLRAVVAAARAAGIQVFVVPHRRGREGNYANWNYLTRDQAAAKEALVFEDGAWGGDWHPDFVPQPNDVVIHEHWAQSGFANTDLDFQLKKHGITHVVNVGMLANSCIESTSRFAMELGYHVTLVRGATAAFSRELLHAAHELNGPTYAHAILSTDELVTAFKGAHV, from the coding sequence ATGACCGATACGCAGTACGACCCGGCGCACACGGGGCTGCTCCTGGTGGACCCGTACAACGACTTCCTCTCCGAAGGGGGCAAGGTTTGGCCCTTGGTCGAAGAGGTCGCCAAGGAGGTCGGCCTGCTCGACAACCTGCGCGCGGTGGTGGCCGCCGCGCGTGCGGCCGGCATCCAGGTCTTCGTCGTCCCGCACCGTCGCGGGCGCGAGGGCAACTACGCGAACTGGAACTACCTCACCCGGGACCAGGCCGCCGCCAAGGAGGCCCTGGTGTTCGAAGACGGAGCCTGGGGCGGCGACTGGCACCCGGACTTCGTTCCCCAGCCGAACGATGTCGTGATCCACGAGCACTGGGCGCAGAGCGGGTTCGCCAACACCGATCTCGACTTCCAGCTCAAGAAGCACGGCATCACCCACGTGGTGAACGTCGGCATGCTGGCCAACTCCTGCATCGAGTCGACCAGCCGCTTCGCCATGGAACTGGGCTACCACGTGACCCTGGTACGCGGAGCGACCGCCGCGTTCAGCCGGGAATTGCTGCACGCGGCCCACGAGCTGAACGGTCCGACGTACGCCCACGCCATCCTGAGCACCGACGAGCTCGTCACCGCCTTCAAGGGCGCACACGTCTGA
- a CDS encoding NAD(P)-dependent alcohol dehydrogenase: MRVNAYAAPAAGEPLAPTTIERRDVGPNDVLIAIQYAGICHSDIHTVNGDWGPQPFPVVPGHEIVGVVAEVGADVTKYQAGDRVGVGCMVNSCGECAHCRGGDEQYCLNGAILTYAGADRDGTTTQGGYSTHVVVDADYVLSVPDSLDAAAAAPLLCAGITTYAPLRRWGAGPGKKVAVVGLGGLGHIAVKIAHAMGAEVTVLSQSLKKQDDGLRLGADHYRATSDPDTFTQLAGRFDLIVNTVSADIDTNAYLGLLALDGAMVNVGIAPGPLTVGGILLGSPRRILTGSMFGGIALTQEMLDFCAEHGIGAEVEVISADRVNEAYERVLASDVRYRFVIDTGTIA, translated from the coding sequence ATGCGCGTCAACGCCTACGCCGCCCCCGCCGCCGGCGAGCCCCTGGCCCCCACCACCATCGAACGCCGTGACGTCGGCCCGAACGACGTCCTCATCGCGATCCAGTACGCCGGTATCTGCCACTCCGACATCCACACCGTCAACGGCGACTGGGGCCCCCAGCCCTTCCCCGTCGTCCCCGGCCACGAGATCGTCGGCGTCGTCGCCGAGGTCGGTGCCGACGTCACCAAGTACCAGGCCGGCGACCGCGTCGGCGTCGGCTGCATGGTCAACTCCTGCGGCGAGTGCGCCCACTGCCGAGGCGGCGACGAGCAGTACTGCCTAAACGGTGCGATCCTCACCTACGCCGGCGCCGACCGTGATGGCACCACCACACAGGGCGGCTACTCCACCCACGTCGTCGTGGACGCCGACTACGTCCTGTCCGTCCCCGACAGCCTCGATGCGGCCGCCGCCGCGCCGCTGCTGTGCGCGGGCATCACCACCTACGCCCCGCTGCGCCGGTGGGGCGCGGGCCCCGGCAAGAAGGTCGCGGTCGTCGGCCTCGGCGGCCTCGGCCACATCGCGGTCAAGATCGCCCACGCCATGGGCGCCGAGGTCACCGTGCTGTCGCAGTCGCTGAAGAAGCAGGACGACGGTCTGCGGCTCGGCGCCGACCACTACCGCGCCACCTCCGACCCGGACACCTTCACCCAGCTCGCCGGCCGGTTCGACCTCATCGTCAACACCGTCAGCGCCGACATCGACACCAACGCCTACCTCGGCCTGCTGGCCCTCGACGGCGCCATGGTGAACGTCGGCATTGCCCCGGGGCCGCTGACCGTAGGCGGAATCCTGCTGGGCAGCCCGCGGCGCATTCTCACCGGGTCGATGTTCGGTGGCATCGCCCTGACCCAGGAGATGCTCGACTTCTGCGCCGAGCACGGCATCGGCGCAGAAGTCGAGGTGATCTCCGCCGACCGGGTCAACGAAGCCTACGAGCGCGTCCTGGCCTCCGACGTCCGCTACCGCTTCGTCATCGACACCGGCACCATCGCCTGA